From the Bradyrhizobium ontarionense genome, the window GGTCCGACATCAGCTCGGTCGCGGCACGGTCGTTGGTCCGCCGGTCCGTAGCCAGATGCGGAGCGACCGTCCTGTAGACCCCCACCAGGGCTGCCGCGAGCAGTGCGAGGAAAATGGTATCAGACATGGCCGGACCTCATGGGGCGTCGTTGATCTCCGGATGGATAACCACGCGGCGGTAGAGATGCCAAGTGGCATGGCCGACGACAGGAAGCGTGACGAAGAAGCCGATGAACCCGGTCATGACCGAAATGAAGGCAAGGAAGCTGATCGTCGCAGACCAGATCAGCATGGTGACGGGATTGTGGATGACGGCCCTGAGACTGGTCGTCAGCGCCGTCATGAAATCCGTATCCTTGTCGAGCAGGTAGGGCACTGCGACGACGCTGATCGCGAAAACGAGCGTCGCAAGGATCGCTCCGACCGCATTGCCTGCCAGAAGAAATGCCATGACGCGCGGCGAGTTCAGGGCCCGCGTCAGCAGCTCGCTGATCGGCATCGGAGAAAGGCCGAATGCGATGGCGTAGATCACGCCAGCCGCCTTCAACCATACCACCATCGCGAATACGAGAACGCAGCCGAACAGCAGCAGCTGTGTGCCGCCATGCCGCATGAACGAGAGCAGGATCGGCCGGAGCAGCAGCGGTTCGCCGGCTTCCAGGCGCCGGCTGATGTCGTAGAGGCCGACCGCGGTGATCGGACCGATCAGCAGGAATCCGGCGACCACCGGGAAAATGAGGTATTCCTGTCGGTCGATCAGAAGGGCCGCAACGAGCCCAAGTCCGCCGAAGACGTAGACGCTGCTGAAGAGCAGTCCATAGCTGGTGGCGCGTCGGAAATCGCTGATGCCCTGCCGCAGGCACGCGAACACGTCGGTGACCGGAATATCGC encodes:
- a CDS encoding DUF2189 domain-containing protein yields the protein MIEMTSAGRKLIDAPMDDSDDEDVGFIPAGYIAPPAIRDIPVTDVFACLRQGISDFRRATSYGLLFSSVYVFGGLGLVAALLIDRQEYLIFPVVAGFLLIGPITAVGLYDISRRLEAGEPLLLRPILLSFMRHGGTQLLLFGCVLVFAMVVWLKAAGVIYAIAFGLSPMPISELLTRALNSPRVMAFLLAGNAVGAILATLVFAISVVAVPYLLDKDTDFMTALTTSLRAVIHNPVTMLIWSATISFLAFISVMTGFIGFFVTLPVVGHATWHLYRRVVIHPEINDAP